The Dehalococcoidia bacterium genome has a segment encoding these proteins:
- the tpiA gene encoding triose-phosphate isomerase, protein MRTPMIAGNWKMNTTLAEASVLVREMKEGLERVTGVEKVLCPPFISLSLVQEHLQGSSIKVGAQNMHFEQHGAYTGEISPLMLCGICEYVILGHSERRQYFDESNDIVNRKIKAALDAGLTPILCVGERLEEKESEKTEEVVTSQVRESLQGVESLNRMIIAYEPVWAIGTGRAASGEGANATITIIRNTVAELDSKRSAQETRILYGGSVTAANIAEYFGQPEIDGALVGGASLKAEEFVSIVAKTAAIKK, encoded by the coding sequence ATGAGAACACCGATGATCGCAGGCAACTGGAAGATGAATACCACCCTGGCGGAAGCCTCAGTCCTGGTAAGGGAGATGAAGGAGGGGCTTGAGCGTGTAACGGGTGTGGAGAAGGTGCTCTGTCCCCCATTCATTTCCCTGTCTTTGGTCCAGGAGCACCTGCAGGGCTCATCTATCAAGGTGGGGGCACAGAATATGCACTTTGAGCAGCACGGTGCCTATACCGGTGAGATTTCACCCTTGATGCTTTGCGGAATTTGTGAATATGTCATCCTGGGCCACTCCGAGCGCAGGCAATACTTCGATGAGAGCAATGACATCGTGAACCGGAAGATTAAAGCAGCGCTCGATGCCGGGCTAACCCCAATCCTTTGCGTTGGTGAGCGGCTTGAGGAGAAGGAATCAGAAAAAACTGAGGAGGTGGTAACCAGCCAGGTGAGGGAATCGCTTCAGGGCGTCGAATCGCTAAACCGGATGATTATCGCCTACGAGCCGGTCTGGGCTATAGGAACTGGAAGGGCAGCGAGCGGTGAGGGAGCGAATGCTACCATTACTATAATCAGGAATACAGTGGCCGAGCTTGACAGCAAGCGGAGCGCCCAGGAGACAAGGATCCTATACGGAGGAAGCGTGACCGCTGCCAATATAGCCGAATATTTCGGGCAGCCAGAGATCGACGGTGCACTGGTAGGGGGAGCGAGCCTCAAAGCGGAGGAATTTGTATCTATCGTGGCGAAAACGGCAGCGATAAAGAAATGA
- the miaA gene encoding tRNA (adenosine(37)-N6)-dimethylallyltransferase MiaA, whose product MSHLIAIVGPTAVGKSSLAIHLAQVFGGEIVSADSRQVFHGMDIGTAKPSPEERELVPHHLIDVVEPDQDFTLALYQQMATKAIQDIQRRGRLALLVGGSGLYVRALLGGFRIPHVSPDAELRRSLKQKAAEEGYMALYEELKGVDPTAAKRIDPRNVRRVIRALEVFRSIGLPFSQLQGSSPFLPNYRTITIGLTTSRGDLYRRIDSRVDTMMEQDLVKEVKLLLEQGYSLDLPAMSGLGYKQIGQYLKGELNLAEAVQKIKNETHRFARHQYAWFRLNDEAIQWFHVGLGMEQLVQSLLQGFIPEPTGGELA is encoded by the coding sequence ATGAGCCACCTTATAGCGATTGTAGGCCCCACCGCGGTGGGCAAGAGTTCTCTGGCAATCCATCTGGCGCAGGTCTTCGGTGGCGAGATCGTAAGCGCCGACAGCAGACAGGTTTTTCACGGAATGGACATCGGCACAGCCAAGCCAAGCCCCGAGGAGCGCGAACTGGTTCCCCACCACCTCATCGATGTAGTAGAACCGGACCAGGATTTCACCCTCGCCCTCTATCAGCAGATGGCAACCAAGGCAATCCAGGATATTCAGCGTCGGGGCAGGCTGGCACTCCTAGTGGGAGGCAGTGGGCTTTACGTGCGGGCGCTGTTAGGAGGCTTCAGAATCCCCCATGTCTCCCCGGATGCCGAGCTGAGGCGTAGCCTGAAGCAGAAAGCGGCAGAGGAAGGCTATATGGCGCTCTATGAGGAACTAAAAGGGGTCGACCCCACTGCGGCTAAACGGATAGACCCCCGCAATGTGCGCCGGGTAATAAGGGCGCTTGAGGTTTTTCGTTCTATCGGGCTCCCCTTCTCCCAACTCCAGGGTAGCTCGCCTTTTTTACCAAACTATCGCACTATAACAATCGGGCTTACCACCAGCAGAGGGGATCTATACCGCAGAATCGATTCCAGGGTTGATACTATGATGGAGCAAGACCTGGTTAAGGAGGTCAAGCTGCTGCTGGAGCAGGGCTACTCTCTCGATCTACCCGCGATGTCGGGTCTGGGCTATAAACAGATCGGTCAATACCTTAAGGGGGAGTTGAATCTGGCTGAAGCGGTACAGAAGATAAAAAACGAGACCCACCGTTTCGCCCGCCATCAGTATGCCTGGTTCCGCCTCAATGATGAGGCAATCCAGTGGTTCCATGTGGGACTTGGTATGGAACAACTGGTTCAGAGCCTCCTTCAAGGATTCATTCCTGAACCAACAGGTGGTGAACTGGCATGA
- the dapF gene encoding diaminopimelate epimerase, with protein sequence MKFAKLQATGNDFILIEDGKERDWSSLAKAMCHRHFGIGADGLIILLQSKVAELGMRLFNPDGSEAEACGNGLRCLTRYAIERGILAAGEFTVETLGGIRKVNSCGNLIQVNMGKPEFKADEIPMCIEENLDIIIDYPITVQGRKLLLTCLSMGNPHAVCFPDDPVADFPLSALGPEVETHLLFPKRVNFEVANILDRKKVRARVWERGVGETLSCGTGACAVTVAARLHDRVSGDVDIVLPGGVLTVTWDGVGEMMLSGSADLVFWGEWPE encoded by the coding sequence ATGAAATTTGCTAAGCTGCAGGCAACAGGCAACGATTTCATATTGATCGAGGACGGTAAGGAGCGCGATTGGTCGTCGCTGGCAAAAGCCATGTGCCATCGCCACTTCGGCATCGGCGCCGATGGCCTTATCATTTTGCTCCAATCAAAGGTTGCCGAACTGGGGATGCGCCTTTTCAACCCGGATGGCTCGGAGGCAGAGGCCTGCGGTAATGGTCTGAGGTGCCTCACCAGATATGCTATTGAGAGGGGAATACTCGCCGCCGGGGAGTTTACCGTGGAAACGCTGGGAGGTATAAGAAAGGTAAACTCTTGTGGAAACCTCATCCAGGTAAATATGGGAAAGCCCGAGTTTAAGGCGGATGAGATACCAATGTGCATCGAAGAGAATCTTGACATAATAATAGATTACCCCATTACGGTTCAGGGCAGAAAACTCCTTTTGACCTGTCTTTCTATGGGGAATCCACACGCCGTCTGCTTCCCGGATGATCCGGTGGCAGACTTTCCTCTTTCCGCACTGGGGCCAGAGGTGGAAACCCATCTACTTTTCCCCAAACGGGTAAATTTTGAGGTAGCAAATATTCTGGATCGGAAAAAGGTGAGGGCCAGGGTATGGGAGCGCGGGGTAGGGGAGACCCTTTCATGCGGCACCGGTGCCTGTGCGGTGACAGTAGCAGCCCGACTCCACGACCGCGTTTCTGGCGATGTCGATATAGTGTTACCCGGAGGCGTACTCACAGTTACCTGGGATGGGGTTGGGGAGATGATGCTCAGCGGATCTGCGGATCTGGTATTTTGGGGTGAGTGGCCTGAATAG
- a CDS encoding pentapeptide repeat-containing protein — MDESLTEKIKPSANLRGDDLSGTDLSGAMLIQADMLNCDLSAANLSGADLNGADLTDADLSDANLTGTNLTRARLRGTLFCHADLTGTILAQTDLEDADFSGAKLDAAKLDISGARAWQQARWDPPVLEVLKERFEK; from the coding sequence ATGGACGAGAGTTTGACTGAGAAAATCAAGCCCAGCGCTAACCTGCGCGGCGATGATTTGAGTGGCACCGACCTGTCTGGTGCAATGCTTATACAGGCTGATATGCTGAATTGTGACCTCTCCGCGGCAAACCTATCCGGCGCCGACCTGAATGGCGCCGATCTCACCGATGCCGACCTTTCGGATGCCAACCTCACCGGTACCAATTTAACCCGCGCCAGGCTCAGGGGCACGCTCTTCTGCCATGCCGATCTCACCGGCACCATATTAGCCCAGACCGACCTCGAGGACGCAGACTTCAGCGGGGCGAAACTCGATGCGGCAAAGCTCGACATTTCGGGTGCCCGGGCTTGGCAGCAGGCGAGGTGGGATCCGCCGGTGCTCGAGGTACTGAAGGAAAGGTTTGAAAAGTAG
- a CDS encoding LL-diaminopimelate aminotransferase, translating into MRTAKRIEKLPPYLFVTISKKIAEKRAQGEDVITLAVGDPDIPTPRHVIERLCQAAQDPQNHRYPESEGLPQFRNAIAQWYEKRFGVTLEPDREILPLIGSKEGIGHIALCLIDPGDIALVPDPAYPVYSIGTMFAGGSSYYMPLTEDNEFLPDLDRIPAEIARRAKILWINYPNNPTAAVADHEFFERVVAFARKYDIAVCHDAPYTEVAFDGYRPVSFLEAHGAIETGVEFHSLSKSYNMTGWRVGMMVGNAGIIDALRRVKSNLDSGIPQAIQQAAIEALTGPQDCVTEHNTIYKRRRDRLLQTLNQIGLEARPPSASLYIWARVPVGYTSLEFATSLLEDAGVVVTPGISYGKYGEGYIRLSLTVPDQRLEEALARLRAWHKQDLT; encoded by the coding sequence ATGAGAACCGCCAAGCGCATTGAGAAACTGCCGCCCTACCTTTTCGTCACTATTTCCAAGAAGATAGCAGAGAAGCGGGCTCAGGGGGAGGATGTGATAACCCTAGCAGTGGGTGACCCGGATATCCCCACCCCCAGGCATGTCATCGAGCGGTTGTGCCAGGCAGCTCAGGACCCACAAAATCATCGCTACCCCGAGTCAGAGGGACTTCCCCAGTTCCGAAATGCCATTGCCCAATGGTATGAAAAAAGATTCGGCGTGACCCTCGAACCCGATAGGGAGATACTTCCTCTAATCGGCTCGAAGGAGGGCATCGGGCATATAGCACTTTGCCTCATCGACCCCGGGGATATCGCCCTGGTCCCCGACCCAGCCTATCCGGTTTACTCCATAGGGACCATGTTCGCCGGCGGTTCTTCATACTATATGCCGCTTACCGAAGATAACGAATTTTTACCCGATTTGGACCGCATTCCGGCGGAAATTGCCCGAAGAGCGAAAATACTCTGGATCAACTATCCCAACAACCCTACGGCGGCGGTGGCAGATCATGAATTCTTCGAGCGGGTGGTCGCCTTTGCCAGAAAATATGACATCGCTGTCTGCCATGATGCACCCTATACTGAGGTGGCCTTCGACGGCTACCGCCCGGTGAGCTTTCTCGAGGCCCATGGGGCCATAGAGACGGGGGTGGAATTTCACTCCCTATCCAAGAGCTACAATATGACCGGCTGGAGAGTGGGTATGATGGTAGGAAATGCGGGGATAATCGATGCACTGAGGAGGGTAAAGTCTAACCTCGATTCGGGGATTCCCCAGGCGATCCAGCAAGCCGCCATCGAGGCACTAACCGGGCCGCAGGATTGTGTGACGGAACATAATACGATATATAAGCGCCGCCGCGATCGCTTGCTACAGACACTTAACCAAATAGGACTAGAGGCCAGACCCCCCAGCGCCAGCCTATACATCTGGGCCAGGGTTCCTGTTGGATATACCTCGCTGGAATTCGCCACCTCGCTACTCGAGGATGCTGGGGTAGTGGTTACCCCGGGCATCAGCTACGGAAAGTACGGGGAGGGCTACATCCGACTCTCCCTGACCGTTCCCGACCAGCGCCTGGAGGAAGCCCTAGCGCGGCTCCGGGCGTGGCACAAGCAGGATTTGACATAA
- the hflX gene encoding GTPase HflX, with translation MVGVEEKGARNTWSVEDSLEELALLAVTAGAKVVGALVQRLQRPTPAYYLGKGKLEELAALREEVGYDVILLDDELSPTQQRNLEQALEVKIIDRTALILDIFAKRARTHEGSLQVELAQHEYLLPRLVGQWSHLERLGGGIGTRGPGESQLETDRRLIRQKIHRLQKEIEGVRKHRALYRRQRTQKGIQFVALIGYTNSGKSTLMNSLSSAGVFVEDKLFATLDPTTRRLTLPSTKEVLITDTVGFIQKLPHMLVAAFRATLEELEEASLLLHIIDITHKNAVEQSVTVEKILAELGLGEKPRLSVLNKVDLLVPSEDDIGEFARSIPDRESVMISAAKGWGLRELLERIEQML, from the coding sequence TTGGTAGGAGTAGAGGAAAAGGGGGCCAGAAATACCTGGTCTGTGGAGGACTCCCTTGAGGAGCTGGCCCTACTGGCAGTTACCGCCGGTGCTAAGGTGGTGGGGGCACTGGTGCAACGCCTGCAAAGGCCAACGCCTGCCTATTATCTTGGCAAAGGAAAATTGGAGGAGCTCGCCGCGCTCAGGGAGGAGGTAGGGTATGACGTGATCCTTCTAGACGATGAGCTCTCACCGACACAACAGAGAAATCTGGAACAGGCTCTCGAGGTCAAGATCATTGACCGCACCGCCCTAATCCTGGACATCTTTGCCAAGCGAGCCCGGACCCACGAGGGGAGCCTTCAGGTGGAACTGGCACAGCATGAGTATCTCCTACCTCGCCTGGTGGGACAATGGAGCCACCTGGAGCGTCTCGGCGGTGGCATAGGCACCAGGGGACCTGGCGAGTCACAATTGGAGACCGATCGGCGCCTCATCCGCCAGAAGATCCACCGACTCCAAAAGGAGATCGAGGGGGTGAGGAAGCATCGTGCCCTTTATAGGCGTCAGCGCACCCAGAAAGGCATACAATTTGTAGCCTTAATAGGTTATACCAATTCGGGAAAGAGCACCCTGATGAACTCGCTGAGTTCTGCCGGTGTATTTGTCGAGGACAAGCTCTTCGCCACCCTCGACCCGACCACCAGGAGGCTAACCCTCCCCAGCACAAAGGAGGTTCTGATCACCGATACTGTAGGCTTTATTCAGAAGCTACCCCACATGTTGGTGGCCGCCTTTAGAGCTACCCTGGAGGAACTTGAGGAGGCCTCCCTGCTCCTACACATCATCGACATAACGCATAAAAATGCTGTGGAGCAGAGCGTAACGGTAGAGAAGATACTCGCCGAGCTGGGGTTAGGGGAAAAACCAAGGCTCTCTGTCCTCAATAAGGTGGATCTCCTCGTCCCAAGCGAGGATGATATCGGCGAATTCGCGAGATCGATACCGGACAGAGAGTCAGTAATGATCTCGGCAGCTAAGGGATGGGGTCTACGCGAATTACTGGAGAGGATCGAGCAGATGCTATAG
- a CDS encoding S41 family peptidase produces the protein MPTLLVLVLIVLSFGAGFAYSQLLYTTPELPDEFNALRDTWNILTNDYVNNEALDPEELSKGAIEGMLDALGDPYTSYIENYDLAVSDLQGSFEGIGAVISVENSELTVVSPIAGGPAERQGVRSGDKILKVDGEPTSNMSLMEAVLKIRGEKGSTVTLLILHQDENTPVEIEIIREEIMIDSVYLDMLPDDIAHLQITYFAETTPGEFTTALNNALQSDALGIILDLRGNSGGYLYVVADVASEFLDGGIVLYEADNAGDIIDEWTASTGGLATDMPLVVLIDGGSASGSEVLAGALQDHGRATLIGTKTFGKGSVNVLHKLSDNSALYITTARWLTPNRYLIEGKGITPDIEVEITEEDISSGLDPQLESAIEYLQDQ, from the coding sequence ATGCCCACCCTACTGGTACTGGTACTAATCGTCCTCTCCTTTGGAGCAGGCTTTGCCTATTCCCAGTTGCTGTACACCACACCAGAACTTCCTGATGAGTTCAACGCCTTAAGGGATACTTGGAATATACTGACAAATGATTATGTCAACAATGAGGCTCTCGACCCTGAAGAGCTAAGCAAAGGGGCTATTGAGGGGATGCTCGATGCTTTGGGCGACCCCTATACCTCCTATATAGAAAACTACGATTTAGCGGTGAGCGATCTACAGGGCTCCTTCGAGGGCATCGGGGCGGTCATTTCTGTAGAGAATAGCGAGCTGACCGTGGTCTCCCCTATCGCCGGCGGTCCAGCGGAGCGGCAAGGGGTGAGGAGTGGCGACAAGATCCTGAAGGTCGACGGCGAGCCTACCTCGAATATGAGCCTGATGGAGGCGGTACTAAAGATACGGGGTGAAAAGGGTAGCACGGTAACCCTGCTTATACTGCACCAGGATGAGAACACGCCGGTGGAGATCGAGATCATCAGAGAGGAGATCATGATTGACAGCGTTTACCTGGATATGCTTCCCGACGATATCGCCCACCTCCAGATAACCTACTTCGCTGAGACAACTCCAGGTGAGTTCACCACGGCTCTAAATAATGCTCTGCAAAGCGACGCGTTGGGTATTATCCTCGACCTCAGGGGCAACTCCGGCGGTTACCTTTACGTCGTGGCAGATGTAGCCAGCGAGTTTCTCGACGGCGGCATCGTCCTATATGAAGCCGATAACGCTGGGGATATAATAGATGAGTGGACGGCAAGCACAGGTGGACTGGCTACCGATATGCCCCTTGTTGTTCTTATCGATGGCGGCAGTGCTAGTGGCAGCGAGGTGCTCGCCGGTGCGCTTCAGGATCATGGCCGCGCCACGCTCATTGGCACCAAAACATTTGGTAAGGGCAGTGTTAATGTCCTTCACAAGCTTAGCGACAACTCAGCGCTTTATATAACCACCGCCCGGTGGTTGACCCCGAACCGTTACCTGATAGAGGGGAAAGGAATCACACCGGATATTGAGGTGGAAATCACCGAAGAAGACATCTCCAGCGGGCTGGATCCGCAACTGGAATCTGCCATCGAGTATCTTCAGGATCAATGA
- the smpB gene encoding SsrA-binding protein SmpB: MKTISFNRKAYHDYTILESVEAGIVLTGTEIKSVRAGRVNIRDAYAHPQGGELWLFNAHIARYEASSRDNHEPTRPRKLLLHRRQINELAGKVTQKGFTIVPLKLYIKNGVAKLELGLATGKKRYDKRESMASRQAERDMERAMKLAKQRF, from the coding sequence ATGAAGACAATCAGCTTTAATCGCAAAGCATACCATGACTATACCATTCTGGAAAGCGTTGAGGCCGGTATTGTCCTTACCGGAACTGAGATTAAGTCGGTTCGAGCGGGACGGGTAAACATCCGCGATGCATATGCCCATCCCCAGGGCGGTGAGTTATGGTTATTCAATGCTCACATTGCCCGATATGAAGCGAGCAGCCGCGACAATCACGAACCGACACGCCCGAGGAAGCTTTTACTTCACCGAAGGCAAATCAATGAGCTTGCCGGTAAGGTGACGCAAAAGGGCTTCACAATAGTGCCCTTAAAGCTGTACATTAAAAATGGAGTCGCCAAGCTAGAACTGGGCCTGGCCACAGGAAAGAAGCGTTATGACAAACGCGAATCCATGGCCAGCCGCCAGGCAGAGCGTGACATGGAGCGCGCTATGAAGCTGGCGAAGCAGAGGTTTTAA